One window of the Camelina sativa cultivar DH55 chromosome 1, Cs, whole genome shotgun sequence genome contains the following:
- the LOC104725032 gene encoding galactokinase-like: MAKQEEDVSVVPIFTSLEPVYGEGSLLQEATRRFDVLMSSFNQTFGASPKLFARSPGRVNLIGEHIDYEGYSVLPMAIRQDTIMAIRKSEDQKQQLRIANVNDKYSMCTYPADPDQEIDLKSHKWGHYFICAYKGFHEYAKSKGVNLGSPVGLDVLVDGIVPTGSGLSSSAAFVCSATIAIMAVFGQNFEKKELAQLTCDCERHIGTQSGGMDQAISIMAKTGFAELIDFNPVRATDVKLPDGGSFVIAHSLAESQKAVTAATNYNNRVVECRLASIILGVKLGMEPKEAISKVKTLSDVEGLCVSFAGDRGSSDPLLAVKEYLKEEPYTAEEIEKVLEEELPSILNNDPTSLAVLNAATHFKLHQRAAHVYSEARRVHGFKDTVYSSLSDEEKLKKLGDLMNESHHSCSVLYECSCPELEELVEVCRENGALGARLTGAGWGGCAVALVKESGVTQFIDAVKEKYYTKRVEKGVVKEEDMELYLFASKPSSGAAIFNL, translated from the exons atggcgaaacaagaagaagacgtATCGGTGGTCCCGATCTTCACATCCCTTGAGCCTGTCTACGGCGAAGGATCTCTTCTCCAAGAAGCTACACGACGATTCGATGTTTTGATGTCCAGTTTCAACCAAACCTTCGGTGCTTCTCCCAAACTCTTCGCTCGCTCTCCTg gaAGAGTGAATTTGATAGGAGAGCACATAGACTATGAAGGATACTCTGTGTTACCAATGGCTATTCGTCAGGATACAATTATGGCAATTAGGAAATCTGAAGATCAAAAGCAGCAGCTTCGGATTGCAAATGTTAATGATAAGTACTCTATGTGTACTTATCCTGCTGATCCTGACCAG gaaaTTGACTTGAAGAGTCACAAATGGGGCCATTACTTCATTTGCGC GTACAAAGGTTTCCATGAGTATGCAAAGTCAAAAGGTGTGAATCTTGGTTCACCAGTTGGACTTGATGTGCTTGTTGATGGAATTGTTCCTACAG GTTCTGGGTTGTCAAGCTCTGCTGCATTCGTTTGCTCAGCAACAATAGCTATTATGGCTGTCTTTGGGCAAAACTTTGAAAAG AAAGAACTTGCACAGCTTACATGTGACTGTGAACGACACATTGGAACACAGTCTGGTGGGATGGACCAG GCAATATCTATCATGGCTAAAACTGGATTTGCTGAGCTTATTGACTTCAACCCAGTCCGGGCAACTGATGTGAAACTCCCTGATGGAGGGAGTTTTGTAATTGCACATTCTCTTGCAGAGTCGCAGAAGGCCGTCACGGCTGCTACGAATTACAATAACAGGGTCGTTGAGTGTCGACTTGCTTCT ATCATACTTGGTGTTAAGCTCGGAATGGAACCAAAAGAAGCCATATCAAAAGTTAAGACACTCTCTGATGTGGAGGGATTATGTGTGTCATTTGCTGGTGATCGTGGGTCATCTGATCCTCTTCTTGCTGTTAAG GAATATCTAAAAGAAGAACCATACACGGCTGAGGAGATTGAGAAAGTCCTGGAAGAGGAATTACCATCAATCTTGAATAATGATCCAACATCTTTGGCTGTACTCAATGCTGCCACACATTTCAAATTGCATCAG AGAGCTGCACACGTTTATTCAGAAGCCCGGAGGGTTCATGGTTTCAAGGACACAGTCTATTCAAGCTTAAG TGACGAAGAGAAGTTAAAGAAACTAGGTGATCTCATGAATGAAAGCCATCACAGCTGCAGTGTCCTATACGAGTGCAG TTGCCCCGAGCTAGAAGAACTGGTTGAAGTTTGCAGGGAGAATGGAGCACTTGGAGCAAGACTGACTGGAGCTGGATGGGGAGGTTGCGCAGTGGCCTTGGTTAAGGAATCTGGTGTTACTCAATTCATTGACGCAGTCaag GAGAAATACTACACGAAGAGAGTAGAGAAAGGAGttgtgaaggaagaagatatgGAGCTTTACCTATTTGCATCCAAGCCATCAAGTGGTGCTGCCATCTTCAACCTCTAA
- the LOC104725130 gene encoding transcription factor bHLH148-like, whose protein sequence is MASLISDNEPPTSTPTDLVWRKKKKKRSSVSSAATSSTSAASISGESHTRWRSEKQQRIYSAKLIQALQQVRLNSSAAATSSPTAQKRGRAVREAADRALAVSARGRTLWSRAILANRIKLKFRKQKRPRATTTAIPAVMSTTVVNSTKNNRWRKRRVSAVVRLNKKSIPAVNRKVRVLGRLVPGCGKESVPVILEEATDYIQALEMQVRAMNSLAELLSSYGSGSGSGSGSPPPPPI, encoded by the coding sequence ATGGCGTCTCTGATCTCGGATAATGAACCGCCGACGAGTACTCCTACAGATCTcgtttggaggaagaagaagaagaagagatcctCTGTTTCCTCCGCCGCAACGTCTAGCACAAGTGCAGCTTCCATCTCCGGTGAGAGCCACACGCGATGGAGATCCGAGAAGCAGCAACGGATCTACTCAGCCAAGCTGATCCAAGCGCTGCAACAAGTCCGCCTCAACTCTTCCGCCGCGGCGACATCATCTCCCACGGCTCAGAAACGTGGCAGAGCCGTCCGTGAAGCCGCAGACCGAGCCCTCGCCGTTTCCGCTCGCGGAAGAACGCTATGGAGCAGAGCTATCTTAGCTAACCGGATCAAACTGAAATTTCGTAAACAGAAACGTCCGAGAGCGACGACGACGGCGATCCCGGCCGTGATGAGCACCACGGTGGTGAACAGCACCAAGAACAACAGATGGAGAAAACGAAGAGTCTCGGCGGTGGTGAGATTGAACAAAAAGAGTATACCGGCTGTAAACCGGAAAGTTCGAGTTCTAGGCCGGTTAGTTCCGGGTTGTGGGAAAGAATCAGTACCGGTGATTCTAGAAGAAGCAACGGATTACATTCAGGCTCTGGAGATGCAAGTCAGAGCCATGAACTCTTTAGCTGAGCTTCTCTCCAGCTACGGTTCAGGCTCAGGCTCAGGCTCAGGCTCACCACCTCCTCCACCGATTTGA
- the LOC104724949 gene encoding nuclear poly(A) polymerase 3-like, producing MSELEDERSISLRQLMANEGIIPSYKDEEKRRVVISKLRGIVERWVKNVAWERRLSQHHVDATNATILAYGSYGLGVYGSESDIDALCIGPFFASMAEDFFIGLRDMLKTRLEVSELLCVKDAKVPLIRFKFDGILVDLPYAQLRVLSIPHNVDVLNPFFLRDIDETSWKSLSGVRANKCILRLVPSLELFQSLLRCVKLWAKRRGVYGNLNGFLGGVHLAVLAAFVCGYGPNATLSSLLANFFNIFAHWPWPTPVVLLEDTYLPTGSPPGLMPIQLPCGPHQFCNSNITRSTFYKTMAEFLRGHHLTKDYSKPNFSWKNLFEPYPYVNTYTWFIKIHLSAANQEDLSNWVGWVKSRFRCLMLKIEEVYGFCDPKPTEYVETYAKQPNIVYYWGLQLRTINVSDIEYVEKTFLTNLNSGSFQGSVGRINLSVVKASQLPWNGGDCAKKVTRTCWRIRIPEDKQQCKNVPVYSKHMPGYVVGYKKMDNKEAEGMEVKC from the exons ATGTCTGAATTAGAAGATGAACGCTCGATTTCGCTTCGTCAG CTTATGGCTAACGAAGGAATCATTCCGTCTTATAAAGACGAGGAGAAACGTAGAGTTGTTATTAGTAAGCTACGAGGG ATAGTGGAGAGATGGGTTAAGAATGTAGCCTGGGAACGCCGTCTTTCTCAACATCATGTTGACGCCACCAACGCCACCATTCTTGCTTACGGCTCTTACGGTCTTggg GTTTATGGTTCTGAATCAGACATTGACGCTCTCTGCATTGGTCCTTTCTTTGCCTCAATGGCT GAGGATTTTTTCATCGGCTTGCGTGATATGTTGAAAACTAGACTAGAAGTTTCCGAGCTTCTTTGTGTTAAAGATGCAAAAGTTCCTCTGATCCGCTTTAAGTTTGATGGGATCTTGGTTGATCTTCCATATGCTCAGCTTAGAGTATTATCCATTCCACAC AATGTAGATGTGCTTAATCCTTTCTTCTTGAGGGATATTGATGAGACAAGTTGGAAAAGCTTGTCTGGAGTTCGCGCAAATAAATGCATACTTCGATTAGTGCCTTCCTTAGAG cTATTCCAATCATTGCTGCGGTGTGTCAAATTATGGGCAAAGAGGCGAGGTGTATACGGTAAC TTGAATGGATTCCTAGGGGGAGTTCATCTGGCTGTTCTTGCTGCATTTGTTTGTGGATATGGACCCAATGCTACATTGAGTTCCCTTCTGGCAAATTTCTTCAACATATTTGCTCATTGGCCATGGCCTACACCGGTGGTGCTGCTAGAGGATACTTATCTACCTACTGGGTCTCCTCCAGGCTTAATGCCCATCCAATTGCCCTGCGGTCCACATCAATTCTGCAACTCCAACATAACAAGAAGCACATTTTACAAGACAATGGCAGAGTTTCTACGAGGGCATCATTTGACAAAG GATTACTCGAAACCCAACTTCAGTTGGAAGAATTTGTTTGAGCCCTATCCATATGTAAACACATACACGTGGTTCATCAAGATTCACCTCTCAGCTGCTAATCAGGAAGATCTAAGTAATTGGGTTGGTTGGGTTAAGTCACGTTTCCGTTGTCTTATGCTCAAG ATAGAGGAAGTCTATGGCTTTTGCGATCCAAAACCAACAGAGTATGTCGAAACCTATGCAAAGCAGCCAAACATTGTATATTACTGGGGACTGCAGCTCAGAACCATAAATGTTTCAGACATTGAATATGTGGAGAAAACCTTTCTGACGAATCTTAACAGTGGAAGCTTCCAGGGATCAGTCGGTAGAATCAATTTATCGGTTGTGAAAGCATCCCAGCTGCCTTGGAATGGTGGTGATTGTGCTAAGAAGGTGACAAGGACTTGTTGGAGAATCAGAATCCCGGAAGATAAGCAGCAATGCAAGAACGTCCCGGTTTACTCAAAGCATATGCCCGGTTATGTGGTTGGGTATAAGAAGATGGATAACAAAGAGGCTGAGGGTATGGAGGTTAAATGTTAG